In a single window of the Agrobacterium fabrum str. C58 genome:
- a CDS encoding COG4223 family protein, which translates to MVSGKPPRHSKSKAEPVTIDLDAKDVKAISAEGDAARTDDKAGDQTPVAKAEPSVEETKPAAADPAPVWDQPKKSPLEPEPNVGKTDSSLGAPKAESPADKPKEPVSPAAVPPKADAKPATTAYGASASSAAAAASKPAFGSTASTSASGSAAAAAKPSPATASSGPAKPSTPQQVERKQAATSGLIAAGIVGGLVALAAAGSMQYAGILPSFTAGEAGSDEIAALKSDIGGLRQQLANAPAADTSTLEQRIATLEAAKSEAPQVDGLSEKITALEAALQSERSAQASATSELTRRLADVETKLNEPRDDIEVARAIASAALKAAIDRGGPFLTELDTLSKVTPDDPAIASLQSFAATGVPSRSELMQKFPDVANAMLSAINQPDPNQGIMERLTESAFSLVKVRPVGNIEGETADAMIARMENKLRNGDLQGAALEWNGLPEAAKAASADYKKSLDARIEVENLVGGTLNRAITSTGRQG; encoded by the coding sequence ATGGTATCGGGAAAGCCGCCACGCCACTCCAAGTCCAAAGCCGAACCGGTCACAATCGACCTGGACGCGAAAGACGTGAAAGCAATTTCTGCCGAAGGAGACGCTGCCAGAACGGACGACAAGGCCGGTGACCAAACGCCGGTCGCTAAGGCAGAGCCGAGCGTTGAAGAAACAAAGCCCGCAGCAGCCGATCCCGCGCCCGTTTGGGACCAGCCGAAAAAATCCCCCCTCGAGCCAGAACCGAATGTCGGCAAGACGGACTCATCGCTTGGCGCACCGAAGGCGGAAAGCCCTGCGGACAAGCCAAAAGAGCCCGTTTCACCAGCTGCCGTACCGCCAAAAGCCGATGCCAAACCGGCAACTACCGCATACGGCGCGAGCGCCTCTTCGGCTGCCGCAGCCGCTTCGAAACCGGCCTTTGGCTCCACAGCCTCCACCAGCGCATCCGGCAGCGCCGCCGCAGCTGCAAAACCCTCACCGGCCACCGCCTCATCTGGACCGGCCAAACCCTCCACGCCACAACAGGTTGAACGTAAACAGGCCGCAACCTCGGGCTTGATCGCCGCCGGCATCGTTGGCGGTCTCGTAGCGCTGGCCGCCGCTGGCAGCATGCAATATGCAGGCATCCTGCCTTCCTTTACCGCGGGCGAGGCCGGAAGCGATGAAATCGCAGCCCTGAAATCCGATATCGGCGGCCTGCGGCAGCAGCTCGCCAATGCTCCGGCGGCAGACACATCGACGCTGGAACAGCGCATCGCAACGCTGGAAGCCGCGAAGAGTGAAGCGCCGCAGGTAGATGGGCTTTCGGAAAAAATCACTGCTCTGGAAGCTGCCCTGCAATCGGAGCGATCCGCGCAGGCCTCCGCCACATCAGAACTGACGCGCCGCCTTGCGGATGTGGAAACCAAGCTCAACGAGCCACGCGACGATATCGAAGTCGCCCGTGCGATTGCATCGGCCGCACTGAAGGCAGCGATCGATCGCGGTGGACCGTTCCTCACAGAACTCGACACGCTCTCCAAGGTGACGCCTGACGATCCGGCCATCGCATCGCTGCAATCCTTCGCCGCCACGGGCGTGCCGTCGCGTTCGGAGCTGATGCAGAAATTCCCTGATGTCGCCAATGCGATGCTGTCGGCCATCAACCAGCCCGATCCCAATCAGGGCATCATGGAGCGCCTGACCGAAAGCGCCTTTTCGCTGGTGAAAGTTCGTCCGGTTGGAAATATAGAGGGTGAGACAGCCGACGCGATGATCGCGCGCATGGAGAACAAGCTGCGCAACGGCGATCTGCAGGGTGCCGCTCTTGAATGGAACGGGCTTCCCGAGGCGGCCAAGGCGGCATCCGCCGATTACAAGAAATCTCTGGATGCGCGTATCGAGGTCGAAAATCTGGTGGGCGGCACGTTGAACCGTGCCATCACCAGCACCGGCAGGCAGGGGTAA
- a CDS encoding heme biosynthesis protein HemY, protein MIRILTFAVIVLALGFGFSWLADRPGALSIVWQGQLIEMSLMVAASIIAALVAAVMLIWWVVNAVWTSPNAARRYFRARKRDRGYQALSTGLIAAGAGNAILARKMTARTQGLLSADQEPLIHLLDAQADLIEGKYDEARRKFEAMARDPETRELGLRGLYIEARRQGAYEAAQQYAEDAAEKAPYLPWAAQATLENRCRNGQWDDAIRLLDQQKAASVIERGEAERLKAVLLTAKAGEKLESDPVSAREDAKHALKLAKGLVPAALIAAKSYLREDNLRKAATVLEPVWKNEPHPQIAQLYVRARSGDTAIDRLKRAERLESLKPNNIESLFAVAQAALDAKEFAKARAKAEAAARIEPRESIFLLMADIEEAETGDQGRVRYWMAQALRAPRDPAWVADGIVSEKWLPVSPVTGRLDAFEWKAPFGQLEGPVEDLTIENAIAAAPARAEPAVKTIIVEAAPETRAEPKPAPATPIEVKPIVSTAKENKPVPIEAPVGTDASDKKADAVPFFGGAPDDPGVKKSGAEAEPKTRLKLF, encoded by the coding sequence ATGATCAGAATTCTGACTTTCGCCGTTATCGTTCTGGCGCTTGGTTTCGGTTTCTCCTGGCTGGCGGACAGGCCAGGCGCGCTTTCCATCGTCTGGCAGGGCCAGCTGATCGAAATGAGCCTGATGGTCGCCGCCTCGATCATCGCGGCGCTGGTTGCCGCCGTCATGCTCATCTGGTGGGTAGTCAACGCCGTCTGGACCTCGCCCAATGCCGCTCGCCGCTATTTTCGCGCCCGCAAGCGTGACCGCGGTTATCAGGCCCTGTCCACCGGCCTCATCGCCGCCGGGGCCGGCAATGCCATTCTCGCCCGCAAGATGACAGCCCGCACGCAGGGGTTGCTCAGCGCCGATCAGGAGCCGCTGATCCACCTGCTCGATGCGCAGGCCGATCTCATCGAAGGCAAATATGACGAGGCGCGCCGCAAGTTCGAGGCCATGGCCCGCGACCCGGAAACCCGAGAACTTGGCCTTCGCGGCCTTTATATCGAGGCGCGCCGGCAGGGCGCTTATGAAGCCGCCCAGCAATATGCCGAGGACGCAGCGGAAAAGGCCCCCTATCTGCCGTGGGCTGCGCAGGCGACGCTGGAAAACCGTTGTCGCAACGGACAATGGGACGATGCCATCCGCCTGCTCGACCAGCAGAAGGCGGCAAGCGTGATCGAGCGTGGTGAAGCGGAACGGCTGAAAGCCGTGCTTCTCACCGCCAAGGCCGGCGAAAAGCTGGAAAGCGATCCGGTGAGCGCGCGAGAGGATGCCAAACATGCCCTCAAGCTCGCAAAAGGCCTCGTTCCGGCGGCACTGATCGCGGCAAAATCCTATCTGCGTGAAGACAATCTGCGCAAGGCGGCCACGGTTCTGGAACCCGTGTGGAAGAACGAACCGCATCCGCAGATCGCCCAGCTTTATGTTCGCGCCCGCAGCGGCGATACCGCCATAGACCGGCTGAAACGTGCCGAACGGCTGGAAAGCCTGAAACCCAACAATATCGAATCGCTGTTCGCCGTGGCGCAGGCGGCGCTCGACGCCAAGGAATTCGCCAAGGCGCGGGCCAAGGCCGAGGCCGCCGCGCGGATCGAGCCACGCGAAAGCATCTTCCTGCTGATGGCCGACATCGAGGAGGCCGAAACCGGTGATCAGGGCCGGGTGCGCTACTGGATGGCACAGGCGCTGCGCGCGCCGCGTGATCCAGCCTGGGTGGCCGATGGCATCGTTTCGGAAAAATGGTTGCCGGTGTCGCCCGTCACTGGCCGTCTGGATGCCTTCGAATGGAAAGCGCCTTTTGGCCAGCTCGAAGGCCCCGTCGAAGACCTGACAATCGAAAACGCGATTGCCGCAGCGCCCGCAAGGGCCGAACCGGCTGTAAAGACAATCATTGTCGAAGCCGCCCCGGAGACGCGTGCGGAGCCGAAACCCGCCCCGGCCACGCCGATCGAGGTGAAGCCGATCGTATCTACCGCGAAGGAGAATAAGCCCGTCCCGATCGAAGCGCCGGTGGGAACCGATGCGTCGGATAAAAAAGCGGACGCCGTGCCGTTTTTCGGTGGCGCGCCGGATGATCCGGGTGTCAAGAAATCCGGCGCGGAAGCCGAACCCAAGACCCGGCTCAAACTCTTCTGA
- a CDS encoding TerB family tellurite resistance protein produces the protein MFQQIQSFLQNLVGPNAGDFSPDDLRVAVAALCFQVMEADGTVSKSERHRLREILHEYYHLDGGKLDALLTAGQEAGKEAVDYYRFTADIRRHLDEDQRVELIGILWDIVYADGERSEMEDHVIWRVADLLGVSVRDRVLQRQQAATRSGPAEESENEDDAV, from the coding sequence ATGTTCCAGCAAATACAGTCGTTCCTTCAGAACCTCGTCGGCCCGAATGCGGGTGATTTCAGCCCTGATGATCTGAGGGTAGCGGTTGCCGCCCTCTGTTTCCAGGTAATGGAAGCGGATGGCACGGTCTCGAAAAGCGAGCGTCACCGCCTGCGTGAAATCCTGCATGAATATTACCATCTCGATGGCGGCAAGCTCGATGCCCTTCTCACCGCCGGTCAGGAGGCCGGCAAGGAGGCCGTCGATTATTACCGCTTCACCGCCGATATCCGCCGCCATCTCGATGAAGATCAGCGCGTGGAGCTTATTGGAATATTATGGGATATTGTTTACGCTGACGGCGAACGAAGCGAAATGGAAGATCATGTGATCTGGCGGGTAGCCGATCTGCTTGGTGTTTCCGTGCGCGACAGGGTTCTGCAACGTCAGCAGGCCGCCACGAGGTCCGGGCCCGCTGAAGAAAGCGAAAACGAAGACGATGCTGTTTGA
- a CDS encoding glutamine amidotransferase has translation MLFDPSRQQREQPSLLVVLHQERSTPGRVGQILVEKGYRLDIRRPALGDDLPQTLERHAGAIIFGGPMSANDPHDYVKAEIDWLKVPLKENKPFLGICLGAQMLSKHLGGKVEADRDGKVEIGWYPLHATEHGRLLMPHWPKMVYHFHKEGFELPRGAELLASGETYPNQAYRYGKNAWGLQFHAELTRAMMHSWVVRGAQRFGMPNAQVGSQHLEGRMLFDTPLRAWLGNFLDLVFEGKPQR, from the coding sequence ATGCTGTTTGACCCCTCCAGGCAACAGAGAGAACAACCTTCGCTGCTAGTCGTCCTGCATCAGGAACGCTCCACGCCTGGCCGCGTCGGCCAGATACTCGTGGAAAAAGGGTACCGCCTCGACATAAGACGCCCCGCACTGGGTGATGATTTGCCACAGACGCTGGAACGCCATGCCGGTGCCATCATCTTCGGCGGCCCGATGAGCGCGAATGACCCGCATGATTATGTCAAAGCCGAAATCGACTGGCTGAAAGTGCCGCTGAAGGAAAACAAGCCCTTTCTCGGTATCTGTCTCGGCGCGCAGATGCTGTCCAAACATCTGGGCGGCAAGGTGGAGGCAGACAGGGACGGCAAGGTGGAAATCGGCTGGTATCCACTTCACGCCACCGAACACGGGCGGCTTTTGATGCCGCATTGGCCGAAGATGGTCTATCATTTCCACAAGGAAGGGTTCGAACTGCCGCGCGGCGCCGAGCTTCTGGCTTCAGGCGAGACCTATCCCAACCAGGCCTATCGTTACGGAAAAAATGCCTGGGGTCTGCAGTTTCACGCCGAACTCACCCGCGCCATGATGCATAGCTGGGTGGTGCGCGGCGCGCAGCGTTTCGGCATGCCCAATGCGCAGGTCGGCAGCCAGCATCTGGAAGGCCGCATGCTGTTCGACACACCGCTCCGGGCATGGCTTGGCAATTTTCTCGATCTGGTCTTTGAAGGCAAGCCGCAGCGCTGA
- a CDS encoding MFS transporter yields MSSLPSAENRFGAFRHSSYRRFFSARFFSAFAIQIVSVSVGWQMYEVTGNAFYLGLIGLFQFLPSLLLILVTGTVADRHNRRRIMAICLLMAALCAVALLGLTLTQSFSPWPVFAILVVFGIERAFMGPAVQSLAPNLVPVEDLPNAIAWNSSSWQMASILGPVAGGLLYGLGASVAYSVAFVLFIVSATLAVAIRKPEQRGPAKAISLETMLAGFKFISQEKIVLGAISLDLFAVLLGGAVALMPIFAKEVLTLGPWGLGLLRAAPGIGAITVAVILAFKPIRHRAGLLMFVGVGLFGVSTVVFGLSQTAWLSIAALVVMGASDMVSVYVRETLIALWTPDEVRGRVNAVNMVFVGASNELGEFRAGTMAHVVGAVPAVVIGGAGTLAVAVIWALGFTKLRKIDNLDAPQ; encoded by the coding sequence ATGTCGTCCCTGCCTTCTGCCGAAAACCGTTTTGGCGCATTCCGGCATAGTTCCTATCGCCGCTTCTTCAGCGCCCGGTTTTTTTCGGCCTTCGCCATCCAGATCGTCAGCGTTTCCGTTGGCTGGCAGATGTATGAGGTGACAGGCAACGCCTTTTATCTCGGCCTGATCGGTCTTTTTCAGTTTCTGCCGTCGCTGCTTCTGATCCTTGTCACGGGAACGGTCGCCGACCGGCACAATCGCCGGCGCATCATGGCGATATGTCTGTTGATGGCGGCGCTCTGTGCTGTGGCGCTCCTCGGTCTCACGCTGACGCAAAGCTTTTCCCCCTGGCCGGTTTTCGCCATTCTCGTCGTCTTTGGCATTGAGCGGGCCTTCATGGGGCCGGCGGTTCAGTCGCTGGCGCCCAATCTCGTGCCCGTCGAAGATTTGCCGAACGCGATCGCCTGGAATTCGTCTTCCTGGCAGATGGCGTCGATCCTCGGCCCGGTTGCGGGTGGTCTGCTTTATGGCCTCGGTGCGTCCGTCGCCTATAGCGTGGCGTTCGTGCTGTTCATCGTGTCCGCAACGCTGGCGGTGGCGATCCGCAAGCCGGAACAACGCGGGCCGGCAAAAGCCATCAGCCTGGAAACCATGCTGGCCGGGTTCAAGTTCATCTCGCAGGAGAAGATCGTCCTCGGCGCGATCTCGCTCGACCTTTTCGCTGTCCTGCTGGGCGGTGCTGTCGCGTTGATGCCGATCTTTGCCAAGGAAGTGCTGACACTCGGGCCCTGGGGTCTCGGGCTTTTGCGCGCCGCTCCCGGCATCGGGGCGATCACGGTTGCGGTCATTCTGGCGTTCAAGCCGATCCGGCACCGTGCCGGACTGCTGATGTTTGTCGGCGTCGGCCTCTTCGGTGTTTCCACCGTGGTCTTCGGGCTCTCGCAAACCGCGTGGCTGTCCATCGCAGCGCTGGTGGTCATGGGGGCATCGGACATGGTGTCGGTTTATGTGCGCGAGACCCTGATTGCGCTCTGGACGCCGGATGAGGTGCGCGGCCGCGTGAATGCCGTGAACATGGTATTTGTCGGCGCATCGAACGAACTGGGTGAGTTCCGCGCCGGCACAATGGCCCATGTCGTGGGTGCTGTGCCGGCCGTCGTTATCGGCGGGGCAGGGACGCTTGCGGTGGCGGTTATCTGGGCGCTTGGTTTTACCAAGCTGCGCAAGATCGACAATCTGGACGCGCCTCAATAA
- a CDS encoding YggT family protein has translation MLALFQTIDLALNLYTWVLIASAIFSWLYAFNVINSRNQFVNAIGSFLVNVTEPALRPIRRILPNLGGIDISPIILLLIIFFIRSFMWNTLYPMTV, from the coding sequence ATGCTTGCCCTGTTTCAGACCATCGATCTGGCCTTGAACCTCTACACATGGGTGCTGATCGCCAGTGCTATTTTTTCCTGGCTTTACGCCTTCAACGTCATCAATTCCCGCAACCAGTTCGTGAACGCCATCGGGAGTTTCCTGGTGAATGTCACGGAACCGGCCCTGCGCCCCATCCGCCGCATTCTGCCCAATCTCGGCGGTATCGACATCTCGCCGATCATCCTGCTCCTGATCATCTTCTTCATCCGCTCCTTCATGTGGAACACGCTTTACCCGATGACTGTTTGA
- a CDS encoding DUF167 domain-containing protein: MSGLWRKHDDHVRLSVRLTPNGGRDAIDGVEQDADGNAHLKARVSAVPEGGKANKALIVLLAKKLGLPKSSITFISGETARKKILRIDTDPEDFEKLFKKLAG, encoded by the coding sequence TTGAGCGGCCTCTGGCGAAAACACGATGATCATGTCCGCCTGTCCGTTCGCCTGACCCCGAACGGCGGGCGTGATGCGATTGACGGCGTGGAGCAGGATGCGGATGGAAACGCGCATCTGAAAGCCCGTGTCAGCGCCGTGCCGGAAGGCGGCAAGGCGAACAAGGCCCTCATTGTTTTGCTGGCAAAAAAACTCGGCCTGCCCAAGTCTTCCATTACCTTCATCTCAGGCGAAACAGCGCGCAAAAAAATCCTCCGGATCGATACCGACCCGGAGGATTTCGAAAAGCTCTTTAAAAAGCTGGCGGGCTAG
- the ppa gene encoding inorganic diphosphatase yields the protein MRIDAISIGKNPPDDINVIVEVPVGGHPIKYEMDKDAGALIVDRFLYTPMTYPGNYGFVPHTLSDDGDPIDVLICNTRPLVPGCVINVRPIGVMIMEDDGGKDEKILAVPAPKLTQRYDKVHNYTDLPEITLKQIEHFFEHYKDLEPGKWVKMGGWQDVDVAKKLIVEAIERYKTQG from the coding sequence ATGCGTATCGATGCAATTTCCATAGGCAAGAACCCGCCGGATGACATAAACGTTATCGTTGAAGTGCCGGTCGGTGGCCATCCGATCAAGTACGAGATGGACAAGGACGCGGGTGCGCTGATCGTCGATCGCTTCCTCTACACGCCGATGACCTATCCGGGTAACTATGGCTTCGTGCCGCACACCCTGTCCGACGATGGCGACCCGATCGATGTTCTCATCTGCAACACCCGTCCGCTGGTTCCCGGCTGCGTGATCAATGTCCGCCCCATCGGCGTGATGATCATGGAAGATGATGGCGGCAAGGACGAGAAAATCCTCGCCGTGCCGGCTCCGAAGCTGACGCAGCGTTACGACAAGGTCCATAACTACACCGACCTGCCGGAAATCACGCTGAAGCAGATCGAGCATTTCTTCGAGCACTACAAGGATCTGGAGCCCGGCAAGTGGGTGAAGATGGGCGGCTGGCAGGATGTCGACGTCGCCAAGAAGCTGATCGTCGAAGCCATCGAGCGTTACAAGACGCAGGGCTGA
- a CDS encoding GNAT family N-acetyltransferase, whose translation MKTLSIDVRRAEPHDARAISEAHRLSWQQAYAGLIPHRPLTQMLERRGEGWWKKATRGSATMLVVEVAGVVAGYATLGLSRARGLPHDGEIYELYLRPEYQGIGLGSLLFTEARRLLTSLGCNGIVVWCLEDSDVANRFFRSHGGRDIAEGMEDFGGKSLRKIGFVWN comes from the coding sequence ATGAAAACGTTATCCATCGATGTTCGCCGTGCCGAGCCGCATGATGCGCGTGCCATCTCCGAGGCGCACCGTCTGTCGTGGCAACAGGCCTATGCGGGGCTTATTCCGCACCGGCCGTTGACGCAGATGCTGGAGCGCCGGGGTGAAGGCTGGTGGAAGAAGGCGACAAGAGGCTCTGCTACCATGCTGGTGGTGGAAGTGGCCGGTGTGGTTGCCGGATATGCGACGCTCGGTCTTAGCCGCGCGCGCGGGTTGCCGCATGACGGCGAGATCTACGAACTTTATCTGCGGCCGGAATATCAGGGCATCGGGCTCGGCTCGCTGCTGTTCACGGAGGCCCGCAGGCTGCTGACGTCACTCGGCTGCAATGGCATCGTCGTTTGGTGCCTCGAAGACAGTGACGTCGCCAATCGATTCTTCCGTTCGCATGGCGGCCGCGACATTGCCGAAGGCATGGAAGATTTCGGCGGCAAGTCGTTACGCAAGATCGGTTTCGTCTGGAACTGA
- the typA gene encoding translational GTPase TypA: protein MALRNIAIIAHVDHGKTTLVDELLKQSGSFRDNQRVAERVMDSNDLEKERGITILAKATSVEWKGVRINIVDTPGHADFGGEVERILSMVDGAIVLVDSSEGPMPQTKFVVSKALKVGLRPIVAINKIDRPDGRHEEVINEVFDLFANLDATDEQLDFPILYGSGRDGWMNVNPEGPKDQGLAPLLDLVLEHVPEPKVEEGPFRLIGTILEANPFLGRIITGRIASGSIKPNQAVKVLGQDGKLIETGRISKILAFRGIERTAIEEAHAGDIVAIAGLSKGTVADTFCDPSVTEAMTAQPIDPPTVTMSFIVNDSPLAGTEGDKVTSRVIRDRLFKEAEGNVALKIEEAEGKDSFFVSGRGELQLAVLIETMRREGFELAVSRPRVVMHKDENGTLLEPIEEVVIDVDEEHSGVVVQKMSERKAEMAELRPSGGNRVRLKFYAPTRGLIGYQSELLTDTRGTAIMNRLFHDYQPFKGQIAGRVNGVLLSNGSGEAVAYAMFNLEDRGPMIIEPGEKVYAGMIIGIHTRDNDLEVNVLKGKQLTNIRAAGKDEAVKLTPPIRMTLDRALSWIQEDELMEVTPKSIRLRKMFLDANDRKRFEKAKLAI, encoded by the coding sequence ATGGCACTTCGCAACATCGCGATCATCGCGCACGTTGACCATGGAAAAACGACGCTCGTGGACGAGCTTCTGAAGCAGTCCGGCTCGTTCCGCGATAACCAGCGCGTTGCAGAGCGCGTGATGGACAGCAACGACCTCGAAAAGGAACGCGGCATCACCATTCTCGCCAAGGCGACCTCGGTGGAGTGGAAGGGTGTTCGCATCAACATCGTCGACACCCCCGGCCACGCCGACTTCGGCGGCGAAGTCGAGCGTATCTTGTCGATGGTGGATGGCGCGATCGTTCTGGTCGATAGTTCCGAAGGCCCGATGCCGCAGACCAAGTTCGTGGTTTCCAAGGCGCTGAAGGTCGGTCTTCGCCCGATCGTTGCGATCAACAAGATCGACCGTCCGGATGGCCGTCATGAAGAAGTCATCAACGAAGTTTTCGACCTCTTTGCAAACCTTGACGCCACCGACGAGCAGCTCGACTTCCCGATCCTCTACGGTTCTGGTCGTGACGGCTGGATGAACGTCAACCCGGAAGGTCCGAAGGATCAGGGTCTCGCACCGCTGCTTGATCTGGTTCTCGAACATGTTCCGGAGCCCAAGGTCGAAGAAGGTCCGTTCCGTCTGATCGGCACGATCCTCGAAGCCAACCCCTTCCTCGGTCGTATCATTACCGGCCGTATCGCTTCTGGTTCCATCAAGCCGAACCAGGCCGTGAAGGTTCTGGGTCAGGACGGCAAGCTGATCGAAACTGGCCGTATTTCCAAGATCCTTGCCTTCCGCGGTATCGAGCGCACGGCCATCGAAGAAGCCCATGCCGGTGACATCGTTGCCATTGCCGGTCTTTCCAAGGGTACCGTTGCCGATACCTTCTGCGATCCGTCCGTCACCGAGGCGATGACCGCGCAGCCGATCGATCCGCCGACCGTCACCATGTCGTTCATCGTTAACGATAGCCCGCTCGCCGGCACCGAAGGCGACAAGGTTACCAGCCGCGTCATCCGCGACCGTCTGTTCAAGGAAGCCGAAGGCAACGTTGCGCTGAAGATCGAAGAGGCCGAAGGCAAGGATTCGTTCTTCGTTTCCGGCCGTGGCGAATTGCAGCTGGCGGTTCTGATCGAAACCATGCGTCGCGAAGGCTTCGAGCTTGCCGTTTCGCGTCCGCGGGTCGTGATGCACAAGGATGAGAACGGCACCCTGCTGGAGCCGATCGAAGAAGTCGTGATCGACGTTGACGAAGAGCATTCCGGCGTCGTCGTTCAGAAGATGTCGGAGCGCAAGGCTGAAATGGCCGAGCTTCGTCCTTCCGGCGGCAATCGCGTTCGTTTGAAGTTCTACGCTCCGACCCGTGGCCTGATCGGCTACCAGTCGGAACTGCTGACCGACACGCGCGGTACGGCCATCATGAACCGTCTGTTCCACGACTATCAGCCCTTCAAGGGCCAGATTGCCGGTCGCGTCAACGGCGTTCTCCTGTCCAATGGTTCGGGCGAGGCTGTTGCCTATGCCATGTTCAACCTGGAAGATCGCGGCCCGATGATCATCGAGCCGGGTGAGAAGGTTTATGCCGGCATGATCATCGGTATTCACACGCGCGACAACGATCTCGAAGTGAACGTGTTGAAGGGCAAGCAGCTGACCAACATCCGCGCCGCCGGCAAGGATGAAGCCGTCAAGCTGACGCCGCCGATCCGCATGACACTCGACCGCGCTCTTTCCTGGATCCAGGAAGACGAGTTGATGGAAGTGACGCCGAAGTCGATCCGTCTGCGCAAGATGTTCCTCGACGCCAACGACCGCAAGCGTTTTGAAAAGGCCAAGCTCGCAATCTGA